CGGCGCAGACTGCAGGAATACGTTACTGCCGCAGAGCGGAATCGCGAGGAAACGAAAGTCCTGGAGACGGGAATCGCCGAACGCGCGACGGAGATCGAGCAAGCGCGCGCGGTGCTGTCTGGCCTTGAGGATGAGTTCGGGAAGCTGCAGATTGCCGAACTGGCCCGCGCCGAGGAGACGCTGGAATCGAACTTGACCGAGCTGCGCCAGGCGCAAGAGCGGAACCGTAATGTCATGATGGAACAAAGGATGAAGCTGTACGAGCTGAACCAGCGGTTCGCCACCATTGCTGAGGAGGCCCGGTCGAGCTATGGGACCGACATCGCCACCTTCCAACCCGACGCGACCGAAGGTGCCGAGGAACGGCTCGCTCAGGTCCGGCAGCGGATCGAGGCGCTCGGCCAGGTGAACCCGCTGGCGGCCCAGGAGTACGCTCAGGAGAAGTCGGATCTGGCAAAACTCGCGACCCAGCGCGAGGACGTGGCCGCGGCCAAGACGAACCTCGAAAGCGCTCTGACCGAGATTGACCGCCACGCGCAGGAGCAGTTCGCCGCAACCTACGGCGAGGTGCGAGGACACTTCCGTAACATCTTCCAGGCGCTGTTCCTCGAAGGCGAGGCAGACCTCGTCATGACCAACGACGCAAACCCGCTCGAATCAGAAATCGGCATCATCGCCAAGCCGCGGGGCAAGAACCCGAAGCGACTTGAGCAACTCTCCGACGGAGAAAAGGCGCTGCTTGCGGTATCGCTCCTGTTCGCGTTCTACCGAGTGAAACCGGCGCCGTTCTGCTTCCTGGACGAGATTGACGCGCCGCTCGACGACGCCAACGTCGGACGATTCGCCGACTACCTCAAGAGCATAGCCGATAGGACGCAGGTGGTCATCATCACTCACAACCGGCTGACCGTGGAGCGCGCCGACGTCGTGTTCGGTGTGACCGCGGAGCAGCCCGGTATCTCAACGCTCGTGTCAGTCAGTCTGGCCGAGTACCGCAAGCAGGCACAGACGGTCACCGCCAGCTAGCCCGTGAATCCGTTCGCCCGAATCGGTGTCGGCCTGAAGCGTCTTGCGGGCAGTCTGGCCAAGACCCGCCACGTTTTTCAGCGGCTGCTGACGGCGGCCAACACCGAGGAGTTGGAGGAAGCACTGCTGGCGGCCGACGTGGGCGTCAAAGCGACCGATATCCTTGTGGAGAAAGTGAAGCTGGCGGCCGGCGACCGGCGCGAGGTTCTTGAGACCGAGATCGCCAGACTGCTGAGCCCGAAGTCGAGCGTCGAGAAGGACGGACCCGCTACGCCTCCGAAGGTAGTGATGATTGTCGGTGTGAACGGATCCGGCAAGACCACCTCCGTCGGCAAACTGTGCCACCTTTTCGCCGAACAGGGGCAGCGAGTGGTCGTCGCTGCCGCAGACACCTATCGCGATGCTGCGGCCGAGCAGCTAGGTATATGGGCAGACCGAGCCGGAGTCGAGATCGTCTCGTCCCTGCAAGGGCAGGACGCGGCGGCGGTAGCGTTCGACACAATCCAGAAGGCGGTGCAGAAGAAGATCGACGTCGTGCTGGTCGACACGGCGGGTCGGCTCCACACCCGCAAGGACCTGATGGACGAGGCGGTCAAGATCAAAAGGGTCTGTGCCAAGGTGAAGCCCGGAGCCCCGGACGAAATCTGGCTGGTGCTCGACGCAACCGTGGGCCAGAACGGCCTGCGTCAGGCCGCAGCTTTCAACGAGCAGCTCGGGCTAACCGGCCTTGTCGTTACCAAGCTCGACGGCACGGCCAAGGGCGGCGTGCTGATACCGATTGTGATGGAGCTGGGCTTGCCCGTGCGATTCATCGGCACCGGGGAGGGGATCGACGACATGCAACCGTTCGACCCGAATGCCTACGCCACAGCGCTTTTCGAGGACTGAGCAGATAGCTGGAAGTCCGCAACCCCGACTCCGGGGCGGCGCCTGCCTACGGGGAGTTAGTCCCTTGCTGCTTGTTCTCGGCGGCTCCCTCCGCGTGCGGCCTTAGCGCGTTATCCAGCTCGACCGCTGCCTCCAAGGCCAGGACTGCCCGCTGGGCCGCGTCACGGACCTCGTTCGGCTCCTTTCCCATCGGCCAGTGCCGGGCCATCCTCCGCAGCCTCGGCAGCAAGCCGGTCACGCGCAGAGCTGCCAGACCGTCAATCGCAGCACACCGAATATCAGCTTCCGGCGCGTCCAGCGCCGGCTCCATGAATGGAATCGCGGCCGGGTTGCCGATGCGGCCGAGAGCACGCAGGGCATTGATCCGAACTAGGTCGTATTCGTCGCCGAGTAAGTTCAGGAGCGGCATGGTGCCCGCGAAGTCCCGTAGGCTGCCCAGGGACTCGGCTGACGTCGCTCTGACCACCGGGTCTCGGTCTCTAAGGGCTCCGATCAGAGCCGGCACCGCCTGGATTTCGCCGACCTCGCCGAGCGCGTGAGCCGACTCGATCCGCACGGAAGCGACGCCGTCAGAGAGACCCCGGATCAGCCGGTCACAAGCACCCTTGTGCCGTAACCTGCCTAGCACGTCGATTGCCTGCACGCGGACGTCGGCCGATTCGTGATTGAGCAGTGCGAAGACCGGCTCGACCGCCAGGTCGCCAAGCGTTTCCAGTCCGTCGACGGCCGTGGCCGCGACCCTGTTGTCCTGGTCCTCGAGCAGGCGGGCCAGAGTCACGGCCGACCGGGTATGCCGGATGCGGCCAAGCGCGTGCGCTACCGAAAGCCGAACCCGGGTATCCGCGTCGGCCAGCGCGCCGATCAGCGAGTCGAGTGCAGCCGCGTCGCCGAGCACGCCCAGCAGTTCGGCGGCCGCGGTGCGGACGGTCGGCTCCTCGCTGGCGAGCAGCCCGGTCAGGGGCAGGACCGATGTCTTGCCCTGGTCAAGTAACTTCCCGAATGCGCGGATGCGTTCGCTGAGGTCATCGCCCGTCAACGCCTGAATCAGTGGGGTGACCGCCCCGGCACTGACACGGCGCAGCGCGGTCGTCGCCGCATGGCGGACGTTTGCATCCGGGTCCTCCGCGCATACGCGGGACAGGATGTCAATCGGCTTGTCACTATCGATGCGGCCGAGCGCCTCCGCCACAGTGGCCCTGACCGCAGGGTTCTCGTCGGCAAACTCGTCAAGCAGGGCGTCTACGGCAGCCGGGCTCTTGACTTCACCGAGGGCCCGGGCAGCGGTAATCCGGACTTCATCAACCAAGTCGCGCAGCAGTTCTAGGAGTGGCGCCACGGCGTGTTCGGTGCCGATTCGACCCAGAGCGTCGGCGATCGCGGCACGTGTGGCGGGTTCCGGGTCAGCGAGATGTGCGACCAGGAAGTTGAGCCCGCGTTCGGTGCGCATCCGCCCGAGCAATTTCGGCACGAATGGGTCGACCGGCGCTTGCCACGTTTCAAGATACCGCGTCAGCGGTTCGACCGCGTCGGCGCCGAGAGCCACGAGGACGTCGCCGACCAGTGTCCGGACGGAGTCGTCAGGATCCCGGAGCATTAGCACCAGCACCCCGGCGGCTTGGCCCCCGCCCGTTCGACCGAGCGTTTCTACGGCCCGACGT
The sequence above is drawn from the bacterium genome and encodes:
- a CDS encoding HEAT repeat domain-containing protein, with the protein product MQLREIISGLQDPDPAARRRAVETLGRTGGGQAAGVLVLMLRDPDDSVRTLVGDVLVALGADAVEPLTRYLETWQAPVDPFVPKLLGRMRTERGLNFLVAHLADPEPATRAAIADALGRIGTEHAVAPLLELLRDLVDEVRITAARALGEVKSPAAVDALLDEFADENPAVRATVAEALGRIDSDKPIDILSRVCAEDPDANVRHAATTALRRVSAGAVTPLIQALTGDDLSERIRAFGKLLDQGKTSVLPLTGLLASEEPTVRTAAAELLGVLGDAAALDSLIGALADADTRVRLSVAHALGRIRHTRSAVTLARLLEDQDNRVAATAVDGLETLGDLAVEPVFALLNHESADVRVQAIDVLGRLRHKGACDRLIRGLSDGVASVRIESAHALGEVGEIQAVPALIGALRDRDPVVRATSAESLGSLRDFAGTMPLLNLLGDEYDLVRINALRALGRIGNPAAIPFMEPALDAPEADIRCAAIDGLAALRVTGLLPRLRRMARHWPMGKEPNEVRDAAQRAVLALEAAVELDNALRPHAEGAAENKQQGTNSP
- the ftsY gene encoding signal recognition particle-docking protein FtsY, with the protein product MNPFARIGVGLKRLAGSLAKTRHVFQRLLTAANTEELEEALLAADVGVKATDILVEKVKLAAGDRREVLETEIARLLSPKSSVEKDGPATPPKVVMIVGVNGSGKTTSVGKLCHLFAEQGQRVVVAAADTYRDAAAEQLGIWADRAGVEIVSSLQGQDAAAVAFDTIQKAVQKKIDVVLVDTAGRLHTRKDLMDEAVKIKRVCAKVKPGAPDEIWLVLDATVGQNGLRQAAAFNEQLGLTGLVVTKLDGTAKGGVLIPIVMELGLPVRFIGTGEGIDDMQPFDPNAYATALFED